One window from the genome of Pseudalkalibacillus hwajinpoensis encodes:
- a CDS encoding SDR family oxidoreductase, which translates to MSLQLFNLKGKVAAITGATRGIGKSMVVALAEAGADIALLQRNPEQLDIKNEMETLGRKCVIIPCDLEDQDQVKEAIPNVINHFGRIDILINNAGIQRRSPSVDFLESDWDDVIDINLKAVWLLCQEAGRYMVPEGYGKIVNLASLLSFQGGVTVPAYAAAKGGVAQLTKALSNEWAKHNVNVNAIVPGYIATDMNTAILEDATRNSQILDRIPAERWGDPEDFKGTILYLTSAASDYVHGHLLAVDGGWLGR; encoded by the coding sequence ATGAGCTTACAGTTGTTTAATCTTAAAGGTAAGGTAGCTGCTATTACAGGAGCTACAAGAGGAATAGGCAAATCAATGGTAGTAGCATTAGCAGAAGCGGGAGCAGACATTGCTCTCCTTCAAAGAAACCCGGAGCAATTAGACATAAAGAATGAAATGGAAACTCTAGGAAGAAAGTGTGTCATTATTCCCTGCGATTTGGAAGATCAAGATCAGGTGAAGGAAGCAATTCCAAATGTCATCAATCATTTCGGTAGAATCGATATTTTGATCAATAATGCTGGAATTCAAAGAAGGTCACCTTCTGTAGACTTTTTAGAATCAGACTGGGACGATGTGATTGATATTAATCTAAAAGCCGTATGGCTTCTGTGCCAGGAAGCTGGTCGATACATGGTGCCTGAAGGATATGGAAAAATTGTGAACCTGGCTTCTTTACTTTCATTTCAAGGGGGGGTTACCGTACCAGCTTATGCGGCCGCTAAAGGTGGGGTGGCTCAGTTAACGAAGGCGCTCTCAAACGAGTGGGCAAAACATAACGTGAATGTGAATGCGATAGTCCCAGGTTATATTGCGACGGATATGAATACGGCAATATTAGAGGATGCTACCCGAAACTCCCAAATACTAGATCGCATTCCAGCAGAGAGATGGGGCGATCCAGAAGACTTTAAAGGGACAATTTTGTATTTAACTTCCGCGGCGTCTGATTATGTACATGGACATCTATTGGCAGTAGATGGAGGATGGTTAGGGAGATAG
- a CDS encoding DUF5658 family protein: MNTLDGFITYWGIQNGWIGEVNPLMRALFQMDPLVFQMYKIGLSIFLIVLLLKFHHLKSVLIRILLIVASTIYSFILCIHGYWVYILLPK; encoded by the coding sequence ATTAACACTCTTGATGGATTTATCACATATTGGGGAATTCAAAATGGATGGATCGGAGAAGTGAATCCACTAATGCGAGCGCTATTTCAAATGGATCCACTTGTTTTCCAAATGTATAAAATAGGTTTGTCTATTTTTCTGATCGTCTTACTTTTAAAATTTCATCACTTAAAATCCGTTTTAATACGGATTTTATTAATCGTGGCTTCAACAATATATTCTTTCATATTGTGTATCCACGGCTATTGGGTATATATACTGTTACCCAAATAG
- a CDS encoding anti-repressor SinI family protein, giving the protein MGVHTEENLDEEWIKLMKEAKELGIKISEIKAFLKNEGM; this is encoded by the coding sequence ATGGGCGTACATACAGAAGAAAATCTTGACGAGGAATGGATTAAACTAATGAAAGAAGCAAAGGAATTGGGCATCAAAATTTCTGAAATCAAAGCGTTTCTCAAAAATGAAGGAATGTAA
- a CDS encoding SDR family oxidoreductase has protein sequence MKKVAVITGGGSGIGEAAAKRFAKEGVRVCLFDLKESRAEQVKESIVKNGGEAFVLDVDVADEERVTYGLKQVVKKWGRIDILFNNAGINGTLNPIEEMKVDEWDQTIETNLRSTFLMVKHTIPYMKEEGGSIIITSSINGNRTFSNFGMSAYSTSKAGQVAFMKMAALELAQYHIRVNAICPGAIETNIDQNTDKKDSVEEIEIPVEYPEGSHPLEQKPGSPQQVADVVYFLASDASSHVTGTEMYVDGAESLL, from the coding sequence ATGAAGAAGGTAGCCGTTATAACAGGTGGTGGATCTGGCATTGGAGAAGCCGCAGCTAAACGCTTTGCAAAAGAAGGCGTTCGAGTTTGCTTATTTGATTTGAAGGAAAGTCGAGCTGAACAAGTGAAGGAGTCGATCGTAAAAAACGGCGGAGAGGCGTTTGTCCTTGATGTGGATGTGGCCGATGAAGAACGAGTTACATATGGTTTGAAGCAAGTTGTTAAAAAATGGGGACGCATTGATATTCTGTTTAACAATGCAGGAATTAATGGCACACTGAATCCGATTGAAGAAATGAAGGTTGATGAGTGGGATCAGACGATTGAAACAAATTTAAGAAGTACTTTTCTAATGGTGAAACATACAATCCCTTATATGAAAGAAGAAGGAGGGAGTATCATTATTACTAGTTCCATAAATGGCAATCGGACTTTTTCGAACTTTGGTATGTCTGCTTATAGTACTTCAAAAGCAGGACAGGTAGCCTTTATGAAAATGGCTGCTCTTGAACTAGCACAGTATCACATCCGCGTAAACGCTATTTGCCCTGGGGCAATCGAGACGAACATTGATCAAAACACAGACAAAAAAGATAGTGTAGAAGAAATTGAAATTCCAGTAGAATATCCTGAAGGAAGTCATCCGCTTGAGCAAAAACCAGGTTCGCCACAACAGGTGGCAGACGTCGTTTACTTTCTAGCTTCTGATGCATCCAGTCATGTAACAGGGACAGAGATGTATGTAGATGGGGCGGAATCGCTGTTATAA
- a CDS encoding TRAP transporter large permease — protein MIALLFISFFLLLIFGVPVGISLGVASIFTILYEGSIPLLVVPQKMFISMDSFTLLAIPFFMLTGVIMDKSGLTQKLVNFADSIIGWTRGGMSYVSVSSGMLMGGISGSAPADTAALSSVMTPSMVKMGFPARFAAALQAASGSIGIIIPPSIPMVVLGGIASISVGKLFLGGIIPGLLIGILLMVVSGFICSIKNYGSSEKKRFSISYFIKSFRKAILPLMAPIIIVGGILTGIFTPTESSVIAVVYTLILGLAVYKSIKLKDMTGIFVEAIISSGNVLLIIAASSLFSWILISHNFPQILSNLILSISDNPIFIILVINVIFIVGGMFIEGLALLIMFVPIMLPIAMSAGMDPVVFGVMIVINIAIGTLTPPVGVCLFVACSSSGVKLDHAMKSAVPFVGVLCVALLLIVFFPTIVTFIPNLIE, from the coding sequence ATGATAGCGCTTTTATTTATTTCGTTTTTTCTACTCCTTATTTTCGGTGTTCCAGTAGGTATTTCTTTAGGTGTAGCATCCATTTTTACAATCTTGTATGAAGGTTCAATTCCGTTATTGGTCGTTCCACAAAAGATGTTTATTTCAATGGATAGTTTTACGTTATTAGCCATTCCTTTCTTTATGCTGACAGGTGTCATTATGGATAAAAGTGGATTAACGCAAAAGCTTGTAAACTTTGCTGACTCGATCATTGGATGGACGAGAGGTGGGATGAGTTATGTAAGTGTTTCCTCGGGTATGCTGATGGGTGGAATATCTGGCTCTGCGCCTGCTGACACGGCTGCTTTAAGCAGTGTTATGACGCCAAGTATGGTGAAAATGGGCTTTCCTGCAAGGTTTGCTGCTGCTCTACAAGCGGCATCTGGTTCAATCGGGATTATCATTCCCCCGAGTATACCAATGGTTGTCTTAGGTGGAATAGCCAGTATTTCAGTTGGAAAACTTTTTCTAGGCGGGATCATCCCAGGGTTACTAATTGGTATCTTGCTTATGGTAGTGTCCGGATTTATTTGTTCGATAAAAAACTATGGATCTTCTGAGAAGAAAAGATTTTCTATTTCTTATTTTATAAAGAGTTTTAGAAAAGCAATCTTACCTCTAATGGCACCAATTATCATTGTTGGAGGAATATTAACCGGGATTTTCACCCCTACAGAGTCTAGCGTTATCGCCGTAGTGTATACGCTCATTCTAGGTTTGGCCGTCTATAAAAGCATAAAATTAAAAGATATGACTGGGATTTTTGTTGAAGCGATTATCAGTTCTGGAAATGTGTTGCTTATCATTGCAGCTTCATCTTTGTTCAGTTGGATTCTTATAAGTCATAATTTCCCGCAGATTTTAAGCAATCTTATTTTGAGTATATCAGATAACCCTATTTTTATTATTTTAGTTATCAATGTCATTTTCATAGTCGGTGGGATGTTTATTGAGGGACTTGCTTTATTGATTATGTTTGTCCCTATTATGTTACCGATCGCTATGAGCGCTGGTATGGATCCTGTTGTTTTTGGTGTGATGATTGTTATTAATATTGCGATTGGCACGCTAACTCCACCAGTAGGAGTATGTTTATTCGTCGCATGTTCATCTTCAGGTGTAAAACTGGACCACGCTATGAAGAGTGCAGTTCCATTTGTAGGAGTTTTATGCGTCGCGCTATTACTTATTGTCTTTTTCCCGACAATTGTTACCTTTATACCTAATTTAATAGAGTAG
- a CDS encoding TRAP transporter small permease, whose protein sequence is MNKSTAVGNRIESIMGKVILILMLVLVILVFMQVVLRYVFSSGMVWAEELERFIFVWLMFLGITMGIYKQRHIAITFVVEKIEKYFKGVNLIIHIITGAFFCILTWQGTLFVIENFSGTASVLPIGIGYIYSIIPLSGIFAIIFIILINVRGKENL, encoded by the coding sequence TTGAATAAAAGTACCGCAGTAGGTAATCGAATAGAAAGCATTATGGGGAAAGTTATTTTAATTTTAATGTTAGTCCTTGTGATTTTAGTGTTTATGCAGGTCGTTCTCCGATATGTTTTTTCAAGCGGAATGGTGTGGGCGGAAGAGCTCGAAAGATTTATATTTGTGTGGTTAATGTTCTTGGGCATAACGATGGGGATCTATAAACAAAGACATATCGCGATAACATTTGTTGTTGAAAAGATTGAGAAGTATTTTAAGGGAGTGAACCTCATTATTCACATCATTACGGGGGCGTTCTTCTGTATACTAACCTGGCAAGGGACTTTGTTTGTGATTGAAAACTTTTCAGGAACTGCTTCGGTATTGCCTATTGGAATCGGTTATATTTATTCAATTATTCCTCTATCAGGCATTTTTGCGATTATCTTTATTATTCTCATAAACGTTAGAGGGAAGGAGAATTTATGA
- a CDS encoding helix-turn-helix domain-containing protein produces the protein MIGEEVKKYRLRKGLSLSELAERANVAKSYLSSIERNIQSNPSIQFLDKISNVLDVSVEVLLQGDDPIHQSELDSEWKKIVKEAMESGISKDQFREFLEFNKWRAKQGSDQ, from the coding sequence GTGATAGGTGAAGAAGTAAAGAAGTATCGTTTACGCAAAGGGTTATCTCTTTCAGAATTAGCGGAACGCGCGAATGTGGCCAAGTCATATCTGAGTTCAATTGAACGAAATATACAATCAAATCCCTCTATCCAATTCCTAGATAAAATATCTAATGTTCTTGATGTTTCGGTAGAGGTACTACTTCAGGGAGATGATCCTATTCATCAGAGTGAGTTAGACTCGGAATGGAAAAAGATCGTTAAAGAAGCGATGGAGTCTGGTATAAGCAAGGACCAGTTCAGGGAGTTTCTGGAGTTTAATAAGTGGCGGGCCAAACAGGGGTCTGATCAATAA
- a CDS encoding GntR family transcriptional regulator translates to MEEQKSSKQSLVSLKDKVKQKLRDEIILNNLKPGDRIVETEVAKKFGISQVPVREALRGLEEEGLIRTVKYKGAFVTEINKVEMYHIFSMRAEIETNALEIILPKLRKRDIGELYDIVDRMKFGKPEYLLQSDLDMEFHRTIIQWSKIEVYTRIWNMLTGHIRRYITALNPKVQIRPDEVYKYHLDLVRLMEKGDVEEVQEAFREHIMKMVK, encoded by the coding sequence ATGGAAGAACAAAAATCAAGTAAACAGTCGTTAGTTTCCTTAAAGGATAAAGTTAAACAAAAATTAAGAGATGAGATTATTTTAAACAATTTAAAACCTGGAGATCGAATAGTGGAAACAGAAGTAGCAAAGAAGTTTGGAATAAGCCAGGTTCCTGTTCGAGAGGCCTTAAGAGGATTAGAAGAAGAAGGGCTTATTCGCACGGTTAAGTATAAAGGAGCTTTCGTCACTGAAATTAATAAGGTGGAAATGTACCATATATTTTCAATGAGAGCAGAAATTGAAACAAATGCATTAGAAATTATTTTACCTAAGTTGAGAAAAAGAGATATAGGAGAACTTTATGACATTGTGGATCGAATGAAGTTCGGTAAGCCGGAATATTTATTGCAATCTGATTTAGATATGGAGTTTCACCGAACCATTATTCAATGGTCCAAAATAGAAGTCTACACTAGAATATGGAATATGCTAACTGGACATATCAGGAGGTATATTACAGCGCTCAATCCTAAAGTTCAAATCCGTCCTGATGAAGTATATAAATATCATTTAGATCTGGTGAGATTAATGGAAAAAGGTGATGTAGAAGAAGTCCAGGAAGCGTTTAGAGAACATATTATGAAGATGGTGAAATAA
- a CDS encoding DNA primase gives MKKWMLLLMTMFLSLSIAACSNANEEEGPVEDPEMQEDTPEDEENVNEDDGTIDQEDDDTMNKDGSEEGDKDEDGNMDEGDMDDTEQKSNDETENQQ, from the coding sequence ATGAAAAAGTGGATGTTGTTACTGATGACGATGTTTCTTTCCCTGAGTATTGCGGCTTGTTCGAATGCAAATGAAGAAGAAGGGCCGGTAGAAGATCCCGAGATGCAAGAAGATACACCAGAAGATGAAGAGAATGTTAACGAAGATGATGGAACGATTGATCAGGAAGACGATGATACAATGAATAAGGATGGTTCAGAAGAAGGCGATAAAGATGAAGATGGTAACATGGATGAAGGGGATATGGACGATACAGAGCAAAAATCAAATGATGAAACTGAAAACCAGCAATAG
- the gloA2 gene encoding SMU1112c/YaeR family gloxylase I-like metalloprotein: protein MFTKVHHVAIICGDYEKSKEFYVDTLGLKVIEETYREERNSYKLDLAVGDHTRIELFTFPNAPERPNYPEAKGLRHIAFEVLDLDKTVNHLTERGVSSIEDLRVDELTMKRFTFFSDPDGLPIELYEK, encoded by the coding sequence ATGTTTACTAAAGTGCACCATGTTGCAATTATTTGCGGAGATTACGAAAAATCAAAGGAGTTCTATGTAGATACACTCGGTCTTAAGGTTATCGAGGAAACTTACAGAGAAGAACGAAATTCATACAAACTTGATCTTGCCGTCGGAGATCATACGAGAATTGAATTATTTACATTCCCGAATGCGCCAGAGAGACCAAACTATCCTGAAGCAAAGGGACTAAGACATATCGCTTTTGAAGTATTAGACCTTGATAAGACCGTTAATCATCTAACAGAAAGAGGAGTATCTTCTATTGAAGATCTAAGAGTGGATGAGCTCACAATGAAGCGGTTCACCTTTTTCAGTGATCCGGATGGTCTACCGATCGAGCTGTACGAAAAATAA
- a CDS encoding TRAP transporter substrate-binding protein has protein sequence MGRKFKGISIFLLTVILTISLTGCGASESSTSAGDGETITLKLGHNQPTSSQFHAGAEKFAELVAEKTDSQVEIEVYHDSQLGDEGELAEGTKMGTVDISLVASGSVTKYYPRYSIFDLPFLFRDAEHVDKVLQGEVGQLLAEEAEEKGGFKVMSYWESGFRHFLNSARPIESPEDLEGLKIRTPEWPVLISTTEALGANPVPMPFSELYMASQHGVVDGQEGPVFAIKSSKMYEVQDYMVLDGHTYTSMLLIMNPKKFDKLPADIQEDLLEAAKEAGDYERKLIRDKEKEEIKFLEDTGELQIEKDPDKDAWRKSVQSVYEEYGEDFGEDLIQKIIDTK, from the coding sequence ATGGGGAGAAAGTTTAAGGGTATTTCAATTTTCTTGTTAACAGTCATTCTTACGATCAGTCTAACGGGGTGCGGTGCGAGTGAAAGCAGCACGTCAGCTGGGGATGGAGAAACTATTACGCTTAAGTTAGGACACAATCAACCTACTAGCTCCCAATTTCATGCTGGTGCTGAGAAATTTGCAGAATTAGTTGCAGAGAAGACAGATAGTCAAGTGGAGATAGAAGTATACCATGATAGTCAGCTAGGAGATGAGGGTGAGCTGGCAGAGGGCACTAAGATGGGGACAGTGGATATATCTCTAGTTGCTTCAGGTAGCGTTACAAAATATTATCCGCGATATTCTATATTCGATCTTCCGTTTCTTTTTAGAGACGCAGAGCACGTAGATAAGGTTTTGCAAGGAGAAGTTGGACAATTACTTGCGGAAGAGGCTGAAGAAAAGGGTGGCTTTAAAGTCATGAGTTATTGGGAATCAGGGTTCAGACACTTTTTGAATAGTGCTAGACCTATTGAATCTCCTGAAGACCTTGAAGGATTAAAGATTAGAACGCCAGAATGGCCAGTATTGATTTCAACGACAGAAGCTTTGGGGGCAAATCCTGTGCCGATGCCATTTTCTGAATTATACATGGCTTCCCAACATGGTGTAGTGGATGGACAAGAAGGACCAGTATTTGCAATTAAAAGTTCTAAGATGTATGAAGTACAGGATTATATGGTCCTTGATGGCCACACTTATACGTCAATGTTGCTCATAATGAACCCGAAGAAATTCGATAAGCTTCCTGCCGATATTCAAGAAGATTTGTTGGAGGCTGCCAAGGAAGCGGGAGATTATGAAAGAAAATTGATCCGTGATAAGGAAAAGGAAGAGATCAAGTTTCTTGAAGATACTGGAGAGTTACAAATTGAGAAGGACCCTGATAAAGATGCATGGAGGAAATCCGTACAGTCTGTATACGAAGAGTACGGTGAGGATTTTGGAGAAGATTTAATTCAAAAGATAATTGATACAAAATAA